One window of the Eucalyptus grandis isolate ANBG69807.140 chromosome 6, ASM1654582v1, whole genome shotgun sequence genome contains the following:
- the LOC104449137 gene encoding cytochrome P450 71D11 — translation MEFHVFALPSVVSFCIFIFILRKLCHKSDVKGLPKLPPGPRKLPLIGNLHQLLGSPPHRALRDLAKKHGPLMHLQLGEVPHVIVSSAEMAKEVMKTHDLTFATRPPLLASEVMSYGSTDIAFAPYGEYWRQLRKICTLELFSVKRVQSFRHIREEETSNLVKWVASNAGSPINLTQKLFSTNYGATSIAAFGKKFKEQEEFISVVTEANKLAAGFEVGDVFPSSKWLHVISRMKPRLEKLHRQADHMMNNIIRERREERAKRRDDETRHDDLIDVLLRFADPGGPEFSLTADNIKAVILDIFVAGGETSATQVDWALAEMMKNPRILKKAQAEVREVFDRRGKADEMGLPELEYLKLVIKESLRMRPSVPLLLPRECGERCEINGYEIPVKTKVVVNAWAIGRDPKYWDNPEVFYPERFKDSPVDYKGTSFEYIPFGAGRRMCPGMNFGIVNVELPLAMLLYHFDWELPEGMKREELDMSELLGATQRRKRDMYLVPKPYQPTFTGSDLPL, via the exons ATGGAATTCCATGTTTTTGCCTTGCCAAGCGTAGTCTCCTTctgcatcttcatcttcattttacGAAAATTATGTCACAAGTCTGATGTGAAAGGCCTTCCCAAGCTTCCTCCCGGTCCGAGGAAGCTCCCTCTCATAGGAAACTTGCACCAGCTTCTCGGGTCACCGCCTCATCGTGCGTTGCGGGACTTGGCCAAGAAACACGGGCCGTTGATGCATTTGCAGCTTGGGGAAGTTCCTCACGTGATCGTTTCTTCGGCTGAGATGGCCAAAGAGGTGATGAAGACCCACGACCTGACTTTCGCAACGAGGCCGCCACTTCTTGCTTCCGAAGTAATGTCATATGGATCCACCGACATTGCATTCGCACCTTACGGTGAATACTGGAGGCAACTTAGAAAAATCTGCACTTTGGAGCTCTTTAGTGTCAAGAGGGTCCAGTCTTTTAGGCATATAAGGGAAGAAGAGACTTCGAATCTCGTCAAATGGGTTGCTTCCAATGCGGGGTCTCCAATCAATCTTACTCAGAAACTATTCTCGACCAACTACGGAGCTACTTCGATTGCAGCTTTCGGGAAGAAATTCAAAGAGCAGGAGGAGTTCATCTCAGTAGTCACCGAAGCAAATAAATTGGCGGCTGGCTTTGAGGTTGGGGACGTGTTTCCCTCGTCAAAGTGGCTTCATGTGATTAGCAGGATGAAGCCGCGATTGGAGAAGTTGCATCGGCAAGCAGACCATATGATGAACAACATCAtcagagaaagaagagaagagagggctAAGAGAAGAGATGATGAAACGAGACATGATGATTTGATCGATGTTCTCTTGAGGTTTGCCGATCCCGGTGGTCCTGAATTTTCCCTGACCGCTGACAACATCAAAGCAGTGATACTG GACATTTTCGTTGCGGGGGGCGAGACTTCAGCCACGCAGGTTGATTGGGCATTGGCCGAAATGATGAAGAACCCAAGAATCCTCAAAAAGGCGCAGGCCGAGGTGAGAGAGGTCTTTGACAGGAGAGGCAAAGCAGACGAGATGGGGTTGCCCGAACTAGAGTACCTGAAGTTGGTAATAAAAGAGTCCCTGAGGATGCGCCCTTCTGTTCCCTTGCTGCTCCCGAGGGAATGCGGAGAGAGGTGCGAGATAAACGGGTACGAGATCCCGGTTAAGACCAAAGTGGTCGTGAATGCGTGGGCGATTGGCAGAGACCCCAAGTACTGGGACAACCCCGAGGTCTTTTACCCGGAGAGGTTCAAGGACAGCCCAGTTGATTACAAAGGGACTAGCTTCGAGTACATACCATTCGGTGCAGGAAGGAGGATGTGTCCAGGGATGAACTTTGGGATCGTGAACGTGGAGCTTCCGCTTGCGATGTTGCTGTACCATTTTGACTGGGAGCTCCCTGAGGGAATGAAGAGAGAAGAGCTGGACATGAGCGAGTTGCTGGGTGCAACTCAGAGGAGGAAGCGGGATATGTACCTGGTTCCTAAGCCCTATCAGCCTACCTTCACCGGTTCAGACCTTCCTCTGTAG